One part of the Bradyrhizobium sp. CB1650 genome encodes these proteins:
- a CDS encoding TetR/AcrR family transcriptional regulator, translating to MRYSREHKQETHDRIVRKASVRLREKGAHGIGVADLMKEAGLTHGGFYAHFDSREALVIEAFAYAMDRSMDHWRKITDEATPEKRLALIAESYLSALHRDNPGHGCSIPSLGAEIARESPKTRKAFAGKLDEMIEMMADFIPNLPRKAARKQAIATLATMAGTMLLARIAGSSELSDEVLKAGRDGALDGARREPTKAAAAKKLREKQS from the coding sequence ATGCGCTACTCCAGGGAACACAAGCAGGAAACCCACGACCGCATCGTGAGGAAGGCCTCCGTGCGGCTGCGCGAGAAGGGCGCGCACGGCATCGGCGTCGCCGACTTGATGAAGGAAGCCGGCCTGACCCATGGCGGGTTCTATGCGCATTTCGATTCCCGCGAGGCGCTGGTGATCGAGGCCTTCGCCTACGCCATGGACCGGTCGATGGACCACTGGCGCAAGATTACGGATGAGGCCACTCCCGAAAAGCGGCTGGCGCTGATCGCCGAGAGCTATCTCTCCGCGCTTCATCGCGACAATCCCGGCCATGGCTGCTCGATCCCCTCGCTCGGCGCGGAGATCGCTCGCGAGAGCCCGAAGACGCGCAAGGCCTTTGCCGGCAAGCTCGACGAGATGATCGAGATGATGGCCGACTTCATCCCCAACCTGCCGCGCAAGGCCGCGCGCAAGCAGGCGATCGCGACGCTGGCGACCATGGCCGGCACGATGCTGCTGGCGCGCATCGCCGGTTCCAGCGAGCTATCGGACGAGGTGCTGAAGGCGGGCAGGGACGGCGCGCTCGACGGTGCGCGGCGGGAGCCGACCAAGGCTGCGGCTGCGAAGAAGCTGCGGGAGAAGCAGAGCTAG
- a CDS encoding PaaI family thioesterase produces MTDIDQLDLFSPAHRRERVVDWQAPAPIAKAVMGVSGMDAMLGIRDGRLPPPPFAKLIGFTMAVVEPGRIVMELEPREDLENTIGLLHGATAAALLDTAMGCAISTRLEAGQGSVTLDLKLTFLRPLSIRSGLISAEGRVIKLGRQTSYAEGFVRDGKGALAVHATATFSMIGNNLTAN; encoded by the coding sequence ATGACGGACATCGATCAACTCGACCTGTTCTCGCCCGCGCACCGGCGCGAGCGCGTGGTGGACTGGCAGGCGCCGGCGCCGATTGCGAAGGCGGTCATGGGCGTTTCGGGAATGGATGCCATGCTGGGGATTCGCGACGGCCGCCTGCCGCCGCCGCCCTTCGCCAAGCTGATCGGTTTCACCATGGCCGTGGTCGAGCCGGGACGGATCGTCATGGAACTGGAGCCGCGCGAGGACCTCGAAAATACCATCGGCCTCCTGCATGGGGCGACCGCCGCGGCGCTGCTCGACACCGCCATGGGCTGCGCGATCTCGACCAGGCTGGAGGCCGGGCAGGGCTCCGTGACGCTCGATCTGAAGCTGACCTTCCTGCGCCCGCTCTCGATCCGGTCCGGGCTGATCTCGGCCGAAGGCAGGGTGATCAAGCTGGGACGCCAGACCAGTTACGCCGAAGGCTTCGTCCGCGACGGCAAGGGGGCGCTGGCGGTGCACGCGACTGCGACGTTTTCCATGATCGGCAACAACTTAACTGCGAATTAA
- a CDS encoding enoyl-CoA hydratase — MDMLNHHCGVTRDGRGVVHVAICNAGSLNILGSPVTDAVREGLEQLADDRSIRVVVLRGQSEKSMIGGADIKEMAKLDQKSAEAFISRLRDLCEAVRTFPAPMIARMPGWCLGGGLEVAAACDFRIAAHDARFGMPEVRVGIPSVIHAALLPRLIGWARARWLVMTAENIDAPTALAWGLVDKVAAPGELDAEVEHTIKSLLECGPEALRSQKALLRQWEELPLTESVNLSVKVFGESFLTDEPTRLMQAFVNRKR, encoded by the coding sequence ATGGACATGCTCAATCATCACTGCGGCGTGACGCGCGACGGGCGCGGCGTCGTTCATGTCGCGATCTGCAACGCCGGCTCGCTCAACATCCTCGGCTCGCCCGTCACCGATGCGGTGCGTGAAGGCCTGGAGCAGCTTGCCGACGATCGCAGCATTCGCGTGGTGGTGCTGCGCGGACAGAGCGAGAAGAGCATGATCGGCGGCGCCGACATCAAGGAGATGGCGAAGCTCGACCAGAAGTCGGCCGAAGCCTTCATCAGCCGCCTGCGCGATCTTTGCGAGGCAGTGCGCACCTTTCCCGCCCCGATGATCGCGCGCATGCCGGGCTGGTGCCTCGGCGGCGGGCTCGAGGTGGCCGCGGCCTGCGATTTCCGGATCGCGGCGCACGATGCGCGTTTCGGCATGCCGGAGGTCCGCGTCGGGATTCCCTCGGTGATCCATGCCGCGCTGTTGCCGCGCCTGATCGGCTGGGCCCGCGCGCGCTGGCTGGTGATGACGGCAGAAAACATCGACGCACCGACGGCGCTGGCCTGGGGACTGGTGGACAAGGTGGCCGCGCCGGGCGAACTCGACGCCGAAGTCGAGCACACCATCAAGAGCCTGCTCGAATGTGGCCCCGAAGCGCTGCGCTCGCAGAAGGCGCTGCTGCGGCAGTGGGAGGAACTGCCGCTGACGGAGTCGGTGAACCTCAGCGTCAAGGTGTTCGGCGAGTCGTTCCTGACGGACGAACCGACACGGCTGATGCAGGCGTTCGTGAACAGGAAGCGGTAG